In the genome of Tannockella kyphosi, one region contains:
- a CDS encoding glycogen/starch/alpha-glucan phosphorylase, whose product MFTSKEEFKEQFRKGVLDSYGRPLEESHMTEQFVVLERMTRVQTSKNWADTKKCVHDNEQKEVHYFSMEFLMGRLLTNNLMNMGYYEMVKEGLADLGINIHDLEDLERDPGLGNGGLGRLAACFLDSLASSSLPGHGNTIRYQFGLFKQKMVDGYQTEIPDQWMSLTNKWEIRKSKHMVDVKFWGRVVWDEQTGKFTHVDAECIRAVPYDIPIVGNDTFVTNTLRMWSSEVSDNIPTNKDFRQYSQEVNEICQNLYPDDSTQAGRVLRLKQQYFFVSAGVQAIVKAHLRQYPNLDNFHEKHTIQLNDTHPVLAIPELMRILVDEYDYEWLDAWSIVKQTMAYTNHTILSEALEKWPVDIMRALLPRVYMMIEEINRRFTGFVKEVADNPEEVLNHVRIIKDDQVHMAHLAIAGSYSVNGVARIHTNILINSEMKHFATLYPNKFNNKTNGITHRRWLAYSNLPLRNLLKETIGEEWIHNPDKLEDLMAFVDDPKIQEQFLDVKKQKKEELAAYIKEHNGVEVDVNSIFDIQVKRLHAYKRQLLNVMHIIYLYQEMKRNPEFRIYPRTFIFGAKAAPAYFFAKKVIKLITSVGDVVNNDPVTKDYLKVIFVENYGVTLAEMIMPAADVSEQISTAGKEASGTGNMKFMMNGAITVGTLDGANVEIHELVGDDNCAIFGLTEEQVQETYRSGTYSSWDIYHNDFRIKTVIDSLLSTEWGTSSEEFRGVFEELMNHNDQYLLLADFDSYVKAQKRVEELYKDRTKWARICLVNIAKSGYFSSDRTIGQYAKEIWHIEPVKKL is encoded by the coding sequence CTAGATAGTTATGGTAGACCTTTAGAAGAATCACATATGACAGAACAATTTGTTGTATTAGAAAGAATGACACGTGTCCAAACTTCAAAGAATTGGGCGGATACAAAAAAATGTGTTCATGATAACGAACAAAAGGAAGTTCATTATTTTTCAATGGAATTCTTAATGGGACGTTTACTTACAAATAACTTAATGAATATGGGTTATTATGAAATGGTAAAAGAAGGATTAGCAGATTTAGGTATTAATATTCATGATTTAGAAGATTTAGAAAGAGATCCTGGATTAGGAAATGGGGGACTTGGTCGATTAGCTGCTTGTTTCTTAGATTCTTTAGCGTCTAGTTCTCTACCTGGTCATGGGAATACAATTCGTTATCAATTTGGTTTATTTAAACAAAAGATGGTAGATGGATATCAAACAGAGATACCTGATCAATGGATGAGTTTAACAAACAAATGGGAAATTAGAAAATCAAAACATATGGTAGATGTTAAATTCTGGGGACGTGTGGTTTGGGATGAACAAACGGGTAAATTTACACATGTTGATGCAGAATGTATTCGTGCTGTACCTTATGATATACCTATTGTAGGTAATGATACTTTTGTTACAAATACGTTGCGTATGTGGTCATCTGAAGTAAGTGATAACATTCCTACGAATAAAGACTTTAGACAGTATTCACAAGAAGTTAATGAAATTTGTCAAAACTTATATCCTGATGATTCAACACAAGCAGGTCGTGTTTTACGTTTAAAACAACAATATTTCTTTGTTTCTGCAGGTGTGCAAGCAATTGTAAAAGCTCATTTAAGACAATATCCAAATTTAGATAATTTCCATGAAAAACATACAATTCAATTAAATGATACTCATCCAGTTCTAGCAATACCTGAATTAATGCGTATTTTAGTAGATGAATATGATTATGAATGGTTAGATGCATGGAGTATTGTGAAACAAACAATGGCTTATACAAACCATACTATCTTATCAGAAGCATTAGAAAAATGGCCTGTTGATATTATGCGTGCTTTATTACCACGTGTTTATATGATGATTGAAGAAATTAATCGTCGTTTTACTGGTTTTGTAAAAGAGGTAGCAGATAATCCAGAAGAAGTATTAAATCATGTACGTATTATTAAAGATGATCAAGTACATATGGCACATTTAGCGATTGCTGGTAGTTATAGTGTTAATGGAGTAGCTCGTATTCATACAAATATTTTAATTAATTCAGAAATGAAACATTTTGCTACATTGTATCCAAATAAATTTAATAATAAAACAAACGGTATTACACACCGTAGATGGTTAGCGTATTCAAATTTACCATTACGTAACTTATTAAAAGAAACAATTGGAGAAGAATGGATTCATAATCCAGATAAATTAGAAGATTTAATGGCGTTTGTAGATGATCCAAAAATACAAGAACAATTCTTAGATGTTAAAAAACAGAAAAAAGAAGAGTTAGCAGCCTATATTAAAGAACATAATGGAGTAGAAGTAGATGTTAATTCTATCTTTGATATCCAAGTTAAAAGATTACATGCTTATAAACGTCAGTTATTAAATGTAATGCATATTATTTATTTATATCAAGAAATGAAACGTAATCCAGAATTTAGAATTTATCCTAGAACATTTATTTTTGGAGCAAAAGCAGCACCTGCTTATTTCTTTGCTAAAAAAGTAATTAAATTAATTACTAGTGTTGGGGATGTTGTAAATAATGATCCAGTTACAAAAGATTATTTAAAAGTTATTTTTGTGGAAAACTATGGAGTTACATTGGCTGAAATGATTATGCCTGCTGCAGATGTATCAGAACAAATTTCAACAGCTGGTAAAGAAGCTAGTGGTACTGGTAATATGAAGTTTATGATGAATGGAGCTATTACAGTAGGTACATTGGATGGAGCTAATGTAGAGATTCATGAATTAGTGGGAGATGATAATTGTGCTATCTTTGGTTTAACAGAAGAACAAGTACAAGAAACATATCGTTCTGGAACATATTCTTCTTGGGATATTTACCACAATGATTTCCGTATTAAAACTGTCATTGATTCTTTATTAAGTACAGAGTGGGGAACTTCTTCTGAAGAGTTTAGAGGAGTTTTTGAAGAGTTAATGAATCATAATGATCAATATTTATTATTAGCTGATTTTGATAGTTATGTAAAAGCACAAAAAAGAGTGGAAGAATTATATAAAGATAGAACGAAATGGGCTAGAATTTGTTTAGTAAATATTGCGAAATCAGGATATTTCTCTTCAGATCGTACGATTGGACAATATGCAAAAGAAATTTGGCATATTGAACCAGTAAAGAAACTATAA